The Dermacentor andersoni chromosome 1, qqDerAnde1_hic_scaffold, whole genome shotgun sequence genomic interval TGCTTCTGCCTGGTTTACTTCATAGATCATGCATCTATAGACGTATTCTCTGTGGGACATCGCAGTCAGTCGCCCATCTACTGACAACTATGTATTCGTGCCATCAGCGTGACGGTATCGAAACAATCCGAATTCCGGTCATCTGATTTGTTCTCTTCGTATTCCCTCTGCTCCGTGCTGACACAGTGGCGCTATTTGCCTTCAGTGGATGCCACAATGGTCGTACCATTTCAGAGCTACACTGTGGGATCTGATTGAGAAATAATGGTGGTCTGCGGGTTAGCTCATaatgcctggggttctttaatgttcaGCGAAGGGATCAGCATACATTCGTGTCTGCATCTCAGAATGCGGCCATCGCGACCGGGACTCCATCCTGTGACTTTGTGCTCAACATCATACAGGGCCATAACCGCACAACCACGATGCATGGCAGTATCGCGCTGTGAATCAGCTGCAATCGAAGGAAGCTTGAAGCTAACAAATTTTACTGTACAACTTCGCAATGACAACCTATCGTAATCGATACTTTATATataaaccttctttctttttctgttacggTATCTGTCTACCGCTCCGTCAAAACAGGATTGTACTTGCGAAGGCAGAGCTATTCTAAGGCAGATTTACTTTTAAATCAAGTAATTTAGAGTCACATAGATCAAGGTTTAGAACTGTGTTATCTGCTATAGGCAACTTTTAAACATTTGgggcagctaaaaaaaaagacaccctaTATATCTACTTCTTCCTACATGATAGTGGTGTCTTACATACAATATTGCAGATGCAGCCGCAGCCAAGGAACTGCACTTAGTGATTCTTGGTGCAAATTTTTTTATGCTGCCATAGCGACGCAAACGGCAAATCTAATAAGGGGTATAAGGCGAAGAAAAGAAACGCACCGACggttacgatattccctaatgcaaaatttgagcggagctctacacgtgttttatttttttagaatGAAAGTTTATTATTTTAGAATAAATGTAAcgttcctttctctcttttctttgtgtgtgtgtgctcttaTACGCAGAAATTTCAGAGGAACGTAATTTTTTAAGTAAGGACTCTGCAACTGCTGTTTGAACATGCATCATATAGACAACATCAAACAATGTCTTCTAAAGGGATATGTGGAAACAGCCATTCACAATTCCCCTCTTACACGCTTTGAACATGCGGGATCACTCGCCGTGGTGACGCagtggcttcggcgttgcgctgctaagcttcagggtgcgggatcgagtcccggccgcggcggcgacatctcgatgggagcgaaatgcaaaaacgcccgtacaccatgcgttgggtgcacgttaaagacacccacgtggtcaaaatttatacacagtcccccactacggcacgcctcaaAATTATATTGTTTTGGCAGGTAAGTACCAGAATTCAACTTAATTATTAATATGCAGGATGAAACGGCAGGATACGTTTGTTGACACGTGGCTGTAGGCGCCAGTAAGTGTTGGGACAGTGAAAGATGAATGGTTTAtcaaaattaaattctggtgttttatgtTCTAAGACCACGATATGATTTCGAGGCGCATCGTGCtggactccggaataactttgaccacccgggattctttaacgtgcacccatatATACAACACGAGTGTTTGCGCATTTCTCCCCTTTTAAGTctggccgccgtggcagggattcgaactcaagacctcaagctcagcaggaaaacgccgtagccactaagcttCTGCGATGAGCCGCGAATGCCGGCTCACccgcgcacgctttcactcgctcttacagcatacggcgcgcggcgattttatcgcccttggactttatacggaacctgatGGCGACGGtagaaatacgcctggagtgtccatataatttgcAATAAAAGCTGCTGCTGTCAGGTCTATCACGACCGAGACCGGCTGGGTCGTACGCGGTGCCACGCGTCAGTTTAAGTTCTCGTTGTTTAGCTAGGGGAAATATAAGCTTTGTTGTCGATGGACAAACTTGGGTTGGGTAGGTGTCTTGCAAGATGCACTGTCACATTCTCCAGCACTTCAAGTCGCTCCACTCTCAGGCCCACAGCGCTTGTCTTTTGTGCCCTAAGCCTTTTTTTCTGCGAGCTTGGTGAACTTGTAGGGTCTTCGGGTCTCGCaagagtaccgaccaccgcgggttcgagcttggcgagccacagggccgcgtcagccgtcagccgtCAGCCGTCAGCCGCTAGCGCGCCGCTGCGCGTGAGCTCAGGCCGAAAGGGGCTACCGAGCAGCACTAGTAAGAACAAAGTACTGCCCTGAGCTAATCTAAACTGTTTATTGTCTCCggcggcacccaacactgcacagacGCCCGGTTCGgggcggcggggaaccaaagaGGTCCTGTACCAAGGGCGGAAATATAGACAGGGGCGCCTGTACCACGTCGCTGccagagcacaggctcaagctggaacacgccgctaggaaaagtccctgCGGCAATGCTAGTTGCTCTCGCGATAACGAATGGGCCAACTGCTAAGCGTTTATACGACCGcgcggcgtggtacgacctcgcgcgagcccTAGGCACCCGTTTAACACAAGGTACGCGCCCGCCGCatgggcaaaggcaccgtgcgtgagctcaagtCCTAGCCACAAAGGTGTccgcggacgagaggaagcatatACGTACCAGGTGCAGTCCCAAGGGAGGAGAGACACGCTAACGCCGCGAGAGCAGCCGCCAGCGGCCGCCTCGTGACGTCATAGccccgccctcaccgcgaacaaTCTAGAACaatcgcgagtggagcgccaccgctgacaactggttCAGAGCGAGAAGGGGGTGAGGCGTAGGGATGGCAGAACAGGTGGATGGCACCCGCACAACGAAGCCGACATATTCTTCCTTAATCCCCACAAACCACACATTTTtcttatcaaatcaaatcatagaGTTCAACATACAGAAGCAACACAAGGGCCGCAGTATGGAACACAAGGGCCGCAGTATGGGTCTCCGGATCAATGTCGATTGGGGCAAATGCGAACACAGAAGCgtgtttgcattttgccccaatcCAAACGCGGCTGTCGCGCCCAGAATCAAACTTCCGACCTAgcgcacagcagcagccagcTGTTGCCACTGGGTCACCGCGGCGGATCTCCATTAAGGACCACGATGATTGTGTTAATAGTCCAAGTTTGTCAGGTACCCCGCGACATGGCTTAGCCCAAGATGCAGACAGCACGAGGTTTCACTTTGCTTCATCGCATTCGCCAAATCGTTGCCCTCAGGGATGGTTTATGACTTTCTTGCACAGCGGTGCACATAACTCTTCCTTGTAGAAGTACTGTTGTTCTTTATCCCTTGAACTTTTCTGTTTACTTAAAATACACAGTTCATTTGAGCGTAAGGTGCTAAAGAGATAGACGCGAAGACGAGTGATCCGGGTTTTCATAAGATTCATCATTTATAAATCAATTCTTACGATTCAACGAAACCACAAAATAGTTTTATCGATGACGTGTCTAGAGCCGCACTGCTGCTCTCCCAGTATGTCCCGAGCTGCACTAAAAGATGCAGTTTCACATGCCTGTTGTACAGCGCAGATCAATATGCATGGACATGAGGACGTTCACATTCAGCACATTCTTATTTGCCCGAAGCTCGATCTTCATAGCCTGCTCAGCATATATTCCAGGGTGTTGTACATTTCCGTGGAACTGAGCTTCAACGCCGTCGCTGTCCCAATCATGAGGGTGTTGCACGAGGCACCCAGCGAGTCCTTGAGGATGTGGGTCAGCTTGGAGTCCTGGTATTGCACTTGTTGCGTACCAGGACTCCAAGGTACGGCACTGTTTGAGCGGACGTCGATGCAGCTGCCGTGGGCCAGGAGCGACAGGTCGAACTTGGTACCCTCCTTTACGTTCCTACTCACCGCCGCTCCTCGCTCCGAGTCGGCAAGGTTAATAGAGCGCATCGAGACACGAActtctttgttcgtgcttgtcacATTCTCTGTCAGTGTGACATAGCTCCGGAAGATGCCGTGTGACCATGAAGACTCAGCATTAACGTCGGTGGCATGCTGCGTCCAGTTCTTGTTTCCTTTCAAGAGCAGCTCGAGGAAGGTGGCGGATTCATTCACTTTGCATACGGTGAGCTTCAATGTGGTAATACCCTTGGCCGGGCTGAGGCACAGCAGGTCTCGAACAACCTTGCTGTAGACTTCCAGATAGGTGACTGCTACGTCACATGTCTCACCCTCTGACCGAAGCTTGTCCACGCGCTGGTAAAACTCGCAGGTCATGAGGGTGATCACTCCAGGGCATTCCTCGGAGCCCAACATTGCGAAAGGTTCACCGGCGCACGTCAAAATGCAGATGAATACAGAGCTATTGCACCCTTCAAGGAGCATCGTCAGCATGTCCTTGGTGGTGCTCCTAAACACATACACATTATCTTTTGTTTCATCAAAGAATTCATCAAACATGAATGTTTTGTCTTCGTTGGGCTTGACGAGAACCCCGCGTGTCCGCTCTTCTTGAAAATGGAAAGATTCCGCCTCGGCCTTGGGCTCGAACACATGGCACTTGTCGCCCACCACGCGGACGATGCTGGCGGTCTCAGAGTCACGATAACTCAGTAGGCGCACGCGCACTCCCACATTCACCCGTGCCCACGGTGACGGCGGGTCTTTGTTCGATTGACGACGTTTCAGGACTGAAGACTGCGCGGTATCGTTAGAACGCCGGTTTGGCGGCACCATTGTGGATTCCTCCATGGTAGGGTACCTAGATGTTGCGGGAGTCGGCCTGACCATGAACGCGAGCGTGATGACCACGTGGAAGATGCCGGCACTCTCAGAGTCACGATCGCTCAGTAGGCGTGTGCGCACTCCCACATTCACCCGTGCCCACGGTGACGGCGGGTCTTTGTTCAATTGGCGACGTTTCAGGGCTGACGACTGCGTGGTCTCGTTAGAACGCCGGTTTGGCGGCACCATTGTCGATTCTTCCatggtagggtgcctcgatgttgTGGGAGTCGGCCTGACCATGGACACGAGCGTGATGACCACGTGGACGATGCCGGCACTCTCAGTCACGATCGCTCAGTAGGAGCACACGCACTATCACGTTCACCAGTAGCCAGGGTGACTGCGGGTCCTTGTTCGAGCGGCGGCGTTTCGGGGCGGACGACTGCGCGGTCTCTTTTGTACGCCTCTCGAAGATTGGCTGCACCAGCGTAGATTCCTTCTTGGTAGAGTGCGTCGATCTTGAGGGATCCGGCCTGACCAAAGACGCAGGCGTGATGGCCTAAAATGGCGATCGTCCAGTCTGGCGCCGGGCACGTTCTCCACCACGTGCTCGGCTAacttcgtcctcctcttcacCGTTGGAGCAGTGGCACTACAGAAGGGCATTCCAAGCCCGCCGCTCCTTTCAGGGTGGCGACGACCACACAGTTTGCTACTGTGTGCACCACATTAGTGCCCACTCCTTGGCAGCGCACGGCTTACAAAATTGTGAAATAACACTGCAGGCTTAATcttttcagtatatatatatatatatatatataaagaaattgcGTGCTCCCAGCCCACTTCCACCACTTTTTCGATTTTATTACGCCGCTGTGCCTGAACACAGAGCAACGCGGTCCAGTACTCAGGTTACCCACTATTTAAGTAGTGAATAATGGAACTAAACCCAGCTTTTCCGACACTAAATGAACATTCTTGTAATGCTCAACTTAGTGCAAAGAAGGTGGTAATGGTTATGAAACGATTCTTGAAAGATGAGGAAAAAATTGGTGACGTATCCATCTTTTGGAGATGACTGGTGAATTCAATGCGATAAGCAATTTATATTATGATGGGCAAGCACTCGGTGAGGATATATGTTTCATGCGATGATATTGCGAAaagcggtacatacccagtgacccaagttgcgaAATAGGTTAGgcgtggacacacacacacacacacacgcacacgcacacaccagcACGCTCGAGATATTGGCAGGAATTATGTACACGGTGGTGATAATTTCTAAGTTTTCAGGCATCTTTAAAGATCGCCTGTAGCAgttaacataattctagtccttgagccgAATTATTAAGAGAGGCCGAcatgcacaagaaatcgaaacacatattcaacaaatTTCTAGAATTTCACTACTTAACTTCTTAATTGATCTACGGCACatctgcaatttacgaattccgGCCGGTGAGATTGcaaagcatatccacttggaatgaatttacaGAATTTTGGGAGAGCGATGTTCTCTCATATGATTACGCTCTCAAAAAGTTTGCACCTTTCTGCGAGCTCATCTTGTCCTCAAGCAATAATCGTCATATTTCTGGAGTGTCTTTCCTTTGCCTGACGCTGTGTGCCCGGTACTTCCATGCATGCGCGCTTGCGGTCCAGCATGCGCGCTATctgcgtgacatagcattcttgacaagAAAGTTGGAGCGCCGAGCTTTCAAGAAAGATtcagattatggggttttacgtgccagaaccactttctgattatgaggcacgccgtagtggaggactccggaaatttcgaccgcctggggttctttaacgtgcacctaaatctaagtacacgggtgttttcgcatttcgcccccatcgaaatacggccgccgtggccgggattcgatcccgcgacctcgtgctcagcagcccaacaccatagccactgagcaaccacggcgggtagctttcaagaaaggaaacgcaagccacACAGATTATTGTTTGGGAACGagataagcctcaaagggtgCAACAGTTCTAGAATGTCGAAAAGCTAAAGCTATTCCAGCCTCTGTAATAGGATGGCGATGACGACGCGCCGCTTTGTCTTTTATTAAAAAAGTTCATTCATGACGTAAGTTATTTCACATGCTAAGCTAGTGGCAATAACCAAAGTCGTCTCATCTGTTTGCGTCTTTCTGGAGAAATGCATACGTCGCAGTACAGCGGCGTAGCGAGGGGGTGGCAGCAAGCGGGGCTGCCGGGGCGATTGGTCGAAATGTGCCTAATGCTCCTGTATAATTAAATAGATCTACAAAAAAAAACGATGGTGGATTTATTGTCTACTGTAGCACGTGTTCATGCACTTCAAGGTTCGTATAGTTGTAGCGTTATTGTGATGCACAAAGATCGTATCACACACGAGATaatcaaagttgaaaaaaaaaaacacagtttcgcccgaaaggcgaagcgtcgctTGCGATAGCAGATTAGTGCACAGCTATACCAACTAAtaacagtagttttatcggccgtatgaacttagaaacattcgctttctaactgaattaacaagaatggtgtcagcgcgcacaagcaaacatgaacacatcacactcgatgagctcacccgccgtggttgctcagtggctatggtgttaggctgctgagcacaaggtcgcgggattgaatcccggccacggcggccgcatttcgatgggggcgaaatgcgaaaacacccgtgtacttagatttaggtgcacgttaaagaaccccaggtggtcgaaatttccggagtcctccactacggcgtgcctcataatcagaaagtggttttggcacgtaaaaccccataatttaatttttttttagatgagCTCGGGCAATCGCTGTCGAAACGCTAGtgtgagcaagcacggcacaaaccGCGAGTGAAGTCACGTTCGTACTGTCTATCGCTTcgacgcaagagcggcgagaacacggcgCGCACAAAAGTTATGAGCCGTTTGTAGAGCACTTTCAAGATACgtcgcgcgcgaccgcgcgcggcagTGCAAACTACGCTCTTGTTGGCGGGATTTGCACGGCGATGTTGTTGGCATCGACGCTGAcgaaaatgcgcttggagtgtccatataattgttatcgcaataaaacttaATAGCCTTACCTATGCACCGGCAACTCGTGGGTTAGAAAGAGAGGATTGTAGGATTATTTGAACAAAGAATGCGGAGAGCACCTGAGTGCATCCCATAGGAGTCGTTTTTAGTTAGAATGAGTTAATCATTGACATACCTAAAAACGCATGGAATGTTCAAGGTTACCAAGCAAACAAACTG includes:
- the LOC129380831 gene encoding kinesin-like protein KIF18A is translated as MEESTMVPPNRRSNETTQSSALKRRQLNKDPPSPWARVNVGVRTRLLSDRDSESAGIFHVVITLAFMVRPTPATSRYPTMEESTMVPPNRRSNDTAQSSVLKRRQSNKDPPSPWARVNVGVRVRLLSYRDSETASIVRVVGDKCHVFEPKAEAESFHFQEERTRGVLVKPNEDKTFMFDEFFDETKDNVYVFRSTTKDMLTMLLEGCNSSVFICILTCAGEPFAMLGSEECPGVITLMTCEFYQRVDKLRSEGETCDVAVTYLEVYSKVVRDLLCLSPAKGITTLKLTVCKVNESATFLELLLKGNKNWTQHATDVNAESSWSHGIFRSYVTLTENVTSTNKEVRVSMRSINLADSERGAAVSRNVKEGTKFDLSLLAHGSCIDVRSNSAVPWSPGTQQVQYQDSKLTHILKDSLGASCNTLMIGTATALKLSSTEMYNTLEYMLSRL